One window from the genome of Gimesia aquarii encodes:
- the cmk gene encoding (d)CMP kinase, whose protein sequence is MIVTIDGPAGSGKSTAARGLSQRLGFEFLDTGAMYRCVAWSVLDQNVNPADEQAVGAVSQQIKISFSDAKVLVDGQNVSQLIRTPEVTEIASLVAQYPAVRTELVRLQRQTAEGIDIVSEGRDQGTVVFPEAFCKFFLIADPQERARRRHEELQAQGKGMPIADILQQIDERDQRDEQRTVAPLVPADDAIEFNTSTLTIEEVLDQLEQIVRSRMSSKPH, encoded by the coding sequence ATGATCGTGACGATAGATGGTCCGGCAGGATCTGGGAAAAGTACCGCGGCACGAGGTTTGTCGCAGCGTTTAGGCTTTGAGTTTCTTGATACAGGGGCAATGTATCGTTGTGTTGCCTGGAGTGTACTTGATCAAAACGTTAATCCCGCTGATGAGCAGGCAGTGGGGGCAGTCAGTCAGCAAATTAAAATTTCGTTCTCTGATGCGAAAGTGCTGGTTGATGGACAGAATGTTTCGCAATTAATCCGCACCCCTGAAGTGACTGAGATTGCTTCTCTCGTTGCACAATACCCGGCAGTAAGAACAGAACTGGTGCGCTTACAGCGTCAAACAGCAGAAGGCATTGATATCGTCAGCGAAGGTCGTGATCAGGGAACTGTGGTTTTTCCTGAAGCATTCTGCAAGTTTTTTCTGATTGCCGATCCGCAGGAACGCGCGCGTCGTAGACACGAAGAACTCCAGGCGCAAGGGAAAGGCATGCCTATTGCAGATATTTTACAGCAAATTGATGAACGCGACCAACGCGATGAACAACGCACCGTCGCCCCGTTAGTGCCGGCCGACGATGCAATAGAATTCAATACTTCCACTTTGACAATTGAAGAGGTTTTGGATCAATTAGAACAAATTGTCAGATCACGAATGAGTTCCAAACCTCACTAA